The sequence TGATAACATCGAGATAAAAGCTTTGGGCTTTGCGGTGCCATATCATCACCGGCATCGATGTTCAATAGCAGCTCTTTTGCATCTTCAAATTGGCGCGTCAGTGTTTTTGCAAAAGCCAAATTATATTTAACGGCACTGTTATCCACACCCATAGCATTGAGCTGCTCTAAAACTTCTATGGCCTCTTCCGCATCGCCTCTGGCAATAGCAATATTAGACAGGCGAAACATCAAGCCGGGTTCGGCTTGGAGGTTGACTGATTGCAGCACCTCCTTTGCGGCATCGAACTGGCCCAGTTGGTAATGTAAATCGCTGAGTTGTGCCACGATATTGACATTACCCGGATCCTGTTCGTGGTAAGCCTGGTATTTCTTCAATTGCTCGCGCAATTGTTTTTCTCGAAAATCGATCGTGACACCACTCATATCAATTAATTACCTTATATGCGTCTCCCGGCATTCCGGCAGCGGCGGTTCCTGCTTCCGTTGACGTGGCACCGGCATCTAAAGCCTGTAACAGCTCTTTGGCTTTTCCAAAGTACAAATTGTCCGCCGCAGCGGATTGCAGCAATATTCCCAGCGTTTGTCTGGCATCAGCCACGTTATTATTTTGCGCCAAGGCCAAGCCTTTGTAAAACAAAGTGGGGGGATGGGTGGGTTGCGAGTCCAGCAATTGTTCCCATATTTGTAAGGCTTGATCCTTGTCACCGCTGTCAAAATGAACCATACCATATTGGAATGTTTCCGTAACTGCGCCGGGTTGCAAATCCAAATACTGCTTCATGTAGGCTTTTGATTTTTCGAACAAACCTATTTGGGCATAGATTTTACCCAAAGTCCCCACGGCCTCCATATCCTCGCTATTCCGATTCAACACACACTTGATTTTGATGATCGCTTTTTCAATATCGCCCTTATCCATATCGATACGAGCAAGGGCGACCAATTCATCATCGTCCAGTTGCTTAAATGGATCCGTTGCTGCCACTTTTGCCATATCCGTTCTCCTCTGTAATCTTTTTCACTCTGTTATCTTTGTCACTCTTTATTCTTTGATACTCTCTGACACTCTTAATCTTTAACACGTCTAATTTTTAACAATGCACCGAAACACACTAATAACTCACATCCAGTTCCCGGTTGTATTTACTGCGAATAATATTGATAGCACTTGTATGAATCTGCGATATACGACTTTTGCTTAGATCCAATATCTCTGCAATATGCTCGAACAACAAATGGTTAAAATAGTGATACTTCACCACCATTCGTTCTACCGTGGGCAATTCATCCACAGTTGCCTTGATCTGTTGTTTTAACAAAACGTATTCGTTATTGTGGTAGATGGTTCCTTCAACCAATATGGGCTCCGGTTCCTTGAACCCCAAATCATCAATCATATGTACAACTGCCAAATTAATGGTGAGGTTGACGATATCCTCCAAGGTCCGTACCGGACCCATTTGCGACAAAATAGAGAGATTTCTTTGGCTTTTAAGCACTTTGCAATAGGCGCTGTGCTGTCGCTTCTCTGTTTGCCGCACCAACCCTGAATAAATCTCACCTTTTATACGGTAACTGGAATAAGTAGTGAAACTGGCATTTTGTTCCGGCTGGTACCGGTCTACCGCTTCAATCAATCCCAAAAGACCGTATTGGTAATAATCCATGTACTCCACATCATTACTGGTCCGATTAGCATAGACATGTGTCGCCAGTTTTCTTGCAAATGGCGTATACAAGGCAATCAATTTGTCTCTGGTTGCGACATCACGGTTTAGTGAAAAAGCCTCCCATAGGCGGGCTTCATCGTCAAACTGTTCCGTGTTTGCATCCAAGCCAGCCATTCAAGCAAAACTGCTCACCAAAGAGTTCACCACCAAACTCCAACCATCAATCAAAACAAACATCATGATTTTGATCGGCATGGAAATCATCATGGGCGGCACCATCAACATTCCCATGGACATCAAAATACTGGCCACCACAATATCTATGAGTAAAAAAGGTAAAAATATGATAAATCCTATTTCAAATGCCGTCTTCAGCTCACTGATCATGAATGCCGGCAATAACGTAAAGCTGCTAACATCATCCACACTGGCAGGTGCTTCTTGTTTTGACAATTCCAACATAAGGGCCAGGTCCTTTTCCCGAGTTTGTCGAATCATAAACTCGCGAATTGGCTGCATTCCCACTTGCAGTGCCTGATTGGAAGTGATTTGATTATTCAAATAGGGCTGGAATGCATTTTGATTCATTGACGAGAACACGGGGGCCATAGTAAAAACGGTTAAAAACAAGGCCAAACTAATGAGCACGGTATTGGGTGGCGTTTGCTGCATGCCAAAGGCATGGCGCAAAATGGATAAAACGATAATAATTCGGGTAAACGAGGTCATGACTATCAGTAAAGCCGGCACCAATGACAATACCGTTAAACCCACCAGCACTTTGATGGCAGTCGCTACATCCTGTTTATCGCCACTACTATCACCGATAGTGATGTCCACACCAGGCAATTGAATATCCGCTGCTGATGAGACATCTGCAAACAGGACACACACGATAAATACTATAAATAACAAACCCGGTTTCATAACATCTACAACTTAATTTATTAATATTGCGCCACCGCCTCGTGAGCGTTGGTCCTAAATCGAAACAATCCTCGTAGCTTTCTTGGGTCACACCCACGTGTTGCTAAAGCTCAGAGGATTCTCCCCCAGATTCCCTGTCAACAACTGTTAGCTGCTCTCCTGTTTGCGCCAACAAAAACTGCTTACCCTTAAATTCAATGTGAATAAGCGTACTTTTGGGCGTAATCCGTTTCACTTCTACAAGTCGGATGTTCTTACCATCAGCAGTACCGGCTTGCCCTAAACCAAAATAGTACTTTTTCAGAAAGTAAACCGCTGCCGCTCCCAACAAGACGGAAAAAAACAGACCAAACATTAACTTCACCAACA comes from Gammaproteobacteria bacterium and encodes:
- a CDS encoding tetratricopeptide repeat protein; its protein translation is MAKVAATDPFKQLDDDELVALARIDMDKGDIEKAIIKIKCVLNRNSEDMEAVGTLGKIYAQIGLFEKSKAYMKQYLDLQPGAVTETFQYGMVHFDSGDKDQALQIWEQLLDSQPTHPPTLFYKGLALAQNNNVADARQTLGILLQSAAADNLYFGKAKELLQALDAGATSTEAGTAAAGMPGDAYKVIN
- a CDS encoding sigma-70 family RNA polymerase sigma factor, with product MAGLDANTEQFDDEARLWEAFSLNRDVATRDKLIALYTPFARKLATHVYANRTSNDVEYMDYYQYGLLGLIEAVDRYQPEQNASFTTYSSYRIKGEIYSGLVRQTEKRQHSAYCKVLKSQRNLSILSQMGPVRTLEDIVNLTINLAVVHMIDDLGFKEPEPILVEGTIYHNNEYVLLKQQIKATVDELPTVERMVVKYHYFNHLLFEHIAEILDLSKSRISQIHTSAINIIRSKYNRELDVSY
- the fliP gene encoding flagellar type III secretion system pore protein FliP (The bacterial flagellar biogenesis protein FliP forms a type III secretion system (T3SS)-type pore required for flagellar assembly.), with translation MKPGLLFIVFIVCVLFADVSSAADIQLPGVDITIGDSSGDKQDVATAIKVLVGLTVLSLVPALLIVMTSFTRIIIVLSILRHAFGMQQTPPNTVLISLALFLTVFTMAPVFSSMNQNAFQPYLNNQITSNQALQVGMQPIREFMIRQTREKDLALMLELSKQEAPASVDDVSSFTLLPAFMISELKTAFEIGFIIFLPFLLIDIVVASILMSMGMLMVPPMMISMPIKIMMFVLIDGWSLVVNSLVSSFA
- a CDS encoding flagellar biosynthetic protein FliO is translated as MRRSLFSILCFVFVCAIAVSFSALASDSSSVKAVDTVDKSVPRAAGAAAPSIVPKSESVPFKKEGVITAGLLVKLMFGLFFSVLLGAAAVYFLKKYYFGLGQAGTADGKNIRLVEVKRITPKSTLIHIEFKGKQFLLAQTGEQLTVVDRESGGESSEL